In a genomic window of Magnolia sinica isolate HGM2019 chromosome 14, MsV1, whole genome shotgun sequence:
- the LOC131225664 gene encoding putative ubiquitin-like-specific protease 1B codes for MPCLQTSMPTLRAYRDSKSASERAKLVGMMNNVIAIAKQRGKSHAKEIWYSERVYVPVNHDNSHWFLMVLYPRQREIIIIDSLVSNALLKYKQMINLMTEALPILFHAIGDVTAHEGKTWTAKSMKSVPKQCNGFDCGIFVMKFIDILCSGRTLEGTDMQKFTMHWRKSIAYDCLSVTCK; via the exons ATG CCATGCCTTCAAACTAGTATGCCGACTCTAAGGGCGTATCGGGACTCGAAGTCTGCTTCGGAACGTGCAAAGTTGGTAGGCATGATGAACAATGTCATCGCAATTGCCAAGCAGCGGGGTAAATCACACGCTAAGGAGATTTGGTATAGTGAACGG GTTTATGTACCCGTCAACCATGATAACTCTCATTGGTTCTTGATGGTCCTATATCCAAGACAACGAGAGATCATTATTATCGATAGCTTAGTGTCAAATGCTCTCCTAAAGTATAAGCAGATGATCAATTTGATGACGGAGGCGCTCCCGATTCTCTTCCATGCCATCGGAGACGTCACCGCGCATGAAGGGAAGACTTGGACTGCCAAATCCATGAAATCTGTGCCAAAGCAATGCAACGGTTTTGACTGTGgcatatttgtaatgaaattcatcgataTACTGTGCAGCGGTCGTACCTTGGAGGGAACAGATATGCAAAAATTCACTATGCATTGGAGGAAGTCGATAGCGTATGATTGTTTGTCTGTAACCTGTAAATGA
- the LOC131225035 gene encoding uncharacterized protein LOC131225035, translating to MFVGDDSCSQFPNPSSKCSLRWWFDTVKGGLEKHDTRLSLFKQSPFSFLLHLSSFRFIGALFHLLLVRYKGDLIFEIRGTRLQFTEMDFALITGLKTGELTIPEKRPISSTLMDKYFREYPVIKKHLLDVFNKLVDTNKHEDVVKVALLMCVEYFVRGTESKTMCNMDYMYLVDSIEDFYSYPWGSLAYNTMSQGVAAAVMASGAVRYNVYGCVFPLQIWAVERLPALQECVISFVPSQIPRFIQYRGWKGWRYNKIYAIFESEATILIKNLEPTLREWEMDAVRLLRDSFQVIETQELSDEGNENDDEGLG from the exons ATGTTTGTAGGTGACGATTCTTGTTCTCAATTCCCAAACCCATCCTCTAAGTGTTCATTGAGATGGTGGTTCGACACGGTGAAGGGTGGATTAGAGAAGCATGATACTCGGCTAAGCCTATTCAAGCAATCTCCATTTTCCTTCTTATTGCACCTCTCATCCTTtcgatttataggggctctatttcaccttcttcttgtaaGATATAAAGGGGATCTTATATTTGAGATACGGGGGACACGGTTGCAATTcacggagatggacttcgccctcataacAGGGCTTAAGACTGGGGAGCTTACAATACCAGAAAAGCGTCCCATCAGTAGTACATTAATGGACAAATACTTCAGAGAATATCCAGTTATTAAGAAGCATTTATTAGATGTGTTTAATAAATTAGTTGATACCAATAAGCACGAGGATGTAGTGAAGGTTGCTCTACTTATGTGTGTAGAGTATTTTGTTAGGGGAACCGAATCGAAAACTATGTGTAACATGGATTATATGTACCTAGTAGACTCCATAGAGgatttctatagctatccttggggtagtttggcctaCAATACAATGTCGCAAGGGGTCGCAGCTGCTGTGATGGCATCAGGTGCGGTTCGCTACAATGTATATGGTTGTGTCTTTCCTCTGCAG ATATGGGCTGTAGAGAGATTACCGGCCCTACAAGAGTGTGTTATTTCATTTGTTCCCTcgcaaattccacgcttcattcaatatcgaggttggaagggttggaggtacaacaaaataTATGCAATTTTTGAGAGTGAAGCT ACTATCTTAATAAAGAACTTGGAACCCaccctacgagaatgggaaatGGACGCCGTTCGCTTGCTCCGTGATAGTTTTCAG GTCATCGAAACTCAGGAATTAAGCGATGAGGGTAACGAGAATGATGACGAGG GGTTGGGATAg